One Gadus morhua chromosome 1, gadMor3.0, whole genome shotgun sequence DNA segment encodes these proteins:
- the si:ch73-206d17.1 gene encoding tyrosine-protein kinase STYK1 isoform X2 encodes MEVQARCSNSSSGPACYEEASDSVAVVVIPTVLVISSVVVVSLIFCSILRKRRISPLSFIGSSVQNTNKGQHCSSLGAEPLIPCGVREALHPWEMPAEWDVDGVELLCTGSYGPVCGGWLAREGRSAAVVVKALRDPASPSEEREFAEWILFHAKVCNNKSERLVRMLCCQAQRLPMYLVLEAHSPGNLLQFLWGLREDSDKGPLHVSERSVFLLATQVAEGLDYLLTEHRVVHGYVAARNILIGPDLSARVSGLGTAFAEHQTDRTTRERPMEVPLKWLAPERITNQPAFHRSDVWSFGILLYELITSGSPPYPELEPQSVLPHLQSSYRMEQPEGCGAPLYNLMKYCWIWSFKDRPTFSAIIKLLGSTLDLAATEALPSQGLIDAAQYNKIAGIHPHLWQLSPDSPIKQESSAC; translated from the exons ATGGAGGTGCAGGCAAGGTGTAGCAACAGCAGCTCGGGTCCAGCATGCT ATGAAGAAGCGTCCGACTCCGTGGCTGTGGTCGTTATTCCCACTGTACTGGTGATCAGTTCTGTGGTCGTGGTGTCCCTCATCTTCTGCAGTATCCTCAGGAAGAGGAGAATCAGCCCGCTGAGCTTCATAGGCAGCTCAGTGCAGAACACCAACA AAGGTCAGCATTGTTCTTCCCTGGGTGCAGAGCCTCTGATCCCCTGTGGAGTGAGAGAGGCTCTGCACCCGTGGGAGATGCCTGCAGAGTGGGATGTCGATGGCGTGGAGCTGTTGTGCACGGGGAGCTACGGCCCTGTCTGCGGAGGCTGGCTGGCCAGAGAGGGACGCTCCGCAGCAGTGGTGGTGAAGGCGCTCCGGG ATCCCGCCAGCCCGTCTGAAGAAAGAGAGTTTGCTGAGTGGATTCTGTTCCACGCCAAGGTGTGCAATAATAAGAGTGAGCGGCTGGTGCGGATGCTGTGCTGCCAGGCGCAGCGTCTTCCAATGTACCTGGTCCTGGAGGCCCACAGCCCAGGCAACCTGCTCCAATTCCTCTGGGGCCTCAGAGAG GATTCAGACAAGGGGCCGCTGCACGTCTCGGAGAGGTCAGTGTTTCTGTTGGCGACCCAGGTGGCAGAGGGCCTG GATTACCTCCTGACAGAACACAGGGTAGTGCATGGTTACGTCGCTGCAAGGAACATTCTGATTGGCCCAGACCTGTCTGCCAGGGTGTCTGGATTGGGCACAGCATTTGCCGAGCACCAAACAGACAGAACTACAAGGGAGCGGCCCATGGAGGTACCCCTGAAGTGGCTGGCTCCTGAGAGGATTACCAACCAGCCAGCCTTCCACAGGAGTGATGT GTGGTCGTTTGGAATCTTATTATATGAACTTATAACCTCAG gGTCCCCTCCATATCCTGAGTTGGAACCCCAGTCTGTGCTTCCACATCTTCAGAGTTCCTACCGAATGGAACAACCAGAAGGCTGCGGGGCCCCTCT GTACAACCTGATGAAGTACTGTTGGATTTGGAGCTTCAAGGACCGTCCAACCTTCTCCGCAATCATCAAGCTGTTGGGGTCCACCTTGGACCTGGCCGCTACGGAAGCCCTGCCGTCCCAAGGGCTCATAGACGCCGCCCAATACAACAAGATAGCAGGCATACATCCCCACTTATGGCAGCTGTCACCAGACAGCCCAATCAAACAAGAATCCAGTGCGTGTTAG
- the si:ch73-206d17.1 gene encoding tyrosine-protein kinase STYK1 isoform X1 gives MEVQARCSNSSSGPACYEEASDSVAVVVIPTVLVISSVVVVSLIFCSILRKRRISPLSFIGSSVQNTNKGQHCSSLGAEPLIPCGVREALHPWEMPAEWDVDGVELLCTGSYGPVCGGWLAREGRSAAVVVKALRDPASPSEEREFAEWILFHAKVCNNKSERLVRMLCCQAQRLPMYLVLEAHSPGNLLQFLWGLREKDSDKGPLHVSERSVFLLATQVAEGLDYLLTEHRVVHGYVAARNILIGPDLSARVSGLGTAFAEHQTDRTTRERPMEVPLKWLAPERITNQPAFHRSDVWSFGILLYELITSGSPPYPELEPQSVLPHLQSSYRMEQPEGCGAPLYNLMKYCWIWSFKDRPTFSAIIKLLGSTLDLAATEALPSQGLIDAAQYNKIAGIHPHLWQLSPDSPIKQESSAC, from the exons ATGGAGGTGCAGGCAAGGTGTAGCAACAGCAGCTCGGGTCCAGCATGCT ATGAAGAAGCGTCCGACTCCGTGGCTGTGGTCGTTATTCCCACTGTACTGGTGATCAGTTCTGTGGTCGTGGTGTCCCTCATCTTCTGCAGTATCCTCAGGAAGAGGAGAATCAGCCCGCTGAGCTTCATAGGCAGCTCAGTGCAGAACACCAACA AAGGTCAGCATTGTTCTTCCCTGGGTGCAGAGCCTCTGATCCCCTGTGGAGTGAGAGAGGCTCTGCACCCGTGGGAGATGCCTGCAGAGTGGGATGTCGATGGCGTGGAGCTGTTGTGCACGGGGAGCTACGGCCCTGTCTGCGGAGGCTGGCTGGCCAGAGAGGGACGCTCCGCAGCAGTGGTGGTGAAGGCGCTCCGGG ATCCCGCCAGCCCGTCTGAAGAAAGAGAGTTTGCTGAGTGGATTCTGTTCCACGCCAAGGTGTGCAATAATAAGAGTGAGCGGCTGGTGCGGATGCTGTGCTGCCAGGCGCAGCGTCTTCCAATGTACCTGGTCCTGGAGGCCCACAGCCCAGGCAACCTGCTCCAATTCCTCTGGGGCCTCAGAGAG AAGGATTCAGACAAGGGGCCGCTGCACGTCTCGGAGAGGTCAGTGTTTCTGTTGGCGACCCAGGTGGCAGAGGGCCTG GATTACCTCCTGACAGAACACAGGGTAGTGCATGGTTACGTCGCTGCAAGGAACATTCTGATTGGCCCAGACCTGTCTGCCAGGGTGTCTGGATTGGGCACAGCATTTGCCGAGCACCAAACAGACAGAACTACAAGGGAGCGGCCCATGGAGGTACCCCTGAAGTGGCTGGCTCCTGAGAGGATTACCAACCAGCCAGCCTTCCACAGGAGTGATGT GTGGTCGTTTGGAATCTTATTATATGAACTTATAACCTCAG gGTCCCCTCCATATCCTGAGTTGGAACCCCAGTCTGTGCTTCCACATCTTCAGAGTTCCTACCGAATGGAACAACCAGAAGGCTGCGGGGCCCCTCT GTACAACCTGATGAAGTACTGTTGGATTTGGAGCTTCAAGGACCGTCCAACCTTCTCCGCAATCATCAAGCTGTTGGGGTCCACCTTGGACCTGGCCGCTACGGAAGCCCTGCCGTCCCAAGGGCTCATAGACGCCGCCCAATACAACAAGATAGCAGGCATACATCCCCACTTATGGCAGCTGTCACCAGACAGCCCAATCAAACAAGAATCCAGTGCGTGTTAG
- the si:ch73-206d17.1 gene encoding tyrosine-protein kinase STYK1 isoform X3, protein MDLTFVLFYFPPEGQHCSSLGAEPLIPCGVREALHPWEMPAEWDVDGVELLCTGSYGPVCGGWLAREGRSAAVVVKALRDPASPSEEREFAEWILFHAKVCNNKSERLVRMLCCQAQRLPMYLVLEAHSPGNLLQFLWGLREKDSDKGPLHVSERSVFLLATQVAEGLDYLLTEHRVVHGYVAARNILIGPDLSARVSGLGTAFAEHQTDRTTRERPMEVPLKWLAPERITNQPAFHRSDVWSFGILLYELITSGSPPYPELEPQSVLPHLQSSYRMEQPEGCGAPLYNLMKYCWIWSFKDRPTFSAIIKLLGSTLDLAATEALPSQGLIDAAQYNKIAGIHPHLWQLSPDSPIKQESSAC, encoded by the exons ATGGATTTGACATTTGTCCTTTTCTATTTCCCCCCAGAAGGTCAGCATTGTTCTTCCCTGGGTGCAGAGCCTCTGATCCCCTGTGGAGTGAGAGAGGCTCTGCACCCGTGGGAGATGCCTGCAGAGTGGGATGTCGATGGCGTGGAGCTGTTGTGCACGGGGAGCTACGGCCCTGTCTGCGGAGGCTGGCTGGCCAGAGAGGGACGCTCCGCAGCAGTGGTGGTGAAGGCGCTCCGGG ATCCCGCCAGCCCGTCTGAAGAAAGAGAGTTTGCTGAGTGGATTCTGTTCCACGCCAAGGTGTGCAATAATAAGAGTGAGCGGCTGGTGCGGATGCTGTGCTGCCAGGCGCAGCGTCTTCCAATGTACCTGGTCCTGGAGGCCCACAGCCCAGGCAACCTGCTCCAATTCCTCTGGGGCCTCAGAGAG AAGGATTCAGACAAGGGGCCGCTGCACGTCTCGGAGAGGTCAGTGTTTCTGTTGGCGACCCAGGTGGCAGAGGGCCTG GATTACCTCCTGACAGAACACAGGGTAGTGCATGGTTACGTCGCTGCAAGGAACATTCTGATTGGCCCAGACCTGTCTGCCAGGGTGTCTGGATTGGGCACAGCATTTGCCGAGCACCAAACAGACAGAACTACAAGGGAGCGGCCCATGGAGGTACCCCTGAAGTGGCTGGCTCCTGAGAGGATTACCAACCAGCCAGCCTTCCACAGGAGTGATGT GTGGTCGTTTGGAATCTTATTATATGAACTTATAACCTCAG gGTCCCCTCCATATCCTGAGTTGGAACCCCAGTCTGTGCTTCCACATCTTCAGAGTTCCTACCGAATGGAACAACCAGAAGGCTGCGGGGCCCCTCT GTACAACCTGATGAAGTACTGTTGGATTTGGAGCTTCAAGGACCGTCCAACCTTCTCCGCAATCATCAAGCTGTTGGGGTCCACCTTGGACCTGGCCGCTACGGAAGCCCTGCCGTCCCAAGGGCTCATAGACGCCGCCCAATACAACAAGATAGCAGGCATACATCCCCACTTATGGCAGCTGTCACCAGACAGCCCAATCAAACAAGAATCCAGTGCGTGTTAG